The sequence below is a genomic window from Methanobrevibacter sp..
TTGATACACTTTCGATCTAATTTCTATACGACCAATATAAATACAATTCTCCTCTACCTTAAAACATATCCGATAATTACCTTTCCTAGCCCGCTTATATTTAGGATATTTTTTTACTTTTTCATAGCTGTTATCATTAGGATCCTCAATAATTTCCCCCAATTTCTCACGAATTAACTTATATGCAATAGGATTTTTCTTTTTGTAATATTTTAATTGCTTAAAAGCAGACCTTTTAAATTCAATTTCCATTTTAACCATCTAAATATTCATCAAGTTCATCCAATGATGAAAAATGAATCCCATCCCCATTTTCAAATTCTTTATCTGCTTCAATTAAATCTTTAATTTCCTGATATTCATCATAAACATCAAGAAGCTTGGTAACAATGTCATTAAAAGAATCGTTTTTATGTCCGATGTCAGCCAATCTCTCATGATTCAATAAACTAACTCTTATAGCTTTAGTTTCCATATAAATATCACCATTTTAAATTTTTATCATTTAAGTTATATAAAATTTATCAACATAGTATACAAAGTTAATATTATCAACAAAGTTAACAATTGTAAAAGACAAATAAAAATTTGCCCAATATTAAAAACAAACTTAACTCTATTTCAATATGCCTCATGAGAATTTTTTTAATTTCATTTAATAATTCCACTACATAATTTAAATCTTCTTTGTCCACCACACCAATATTTATCCATAGCCCTATAGTTAGCAGATTCCATTCAGATTGATAGCATTATATTAAATAAAAAAAATAAACATGTTTTTTACTTAAAATAAAAGCAATATTATCTGATTATGATAATTTAAAAATAGACATTGTAAAAAAAAGAAAAAAGTATAGATAAAATTGAATTTTATCT
It includes:
- a CDS encoding type II toxin-antitoxin system RelE/ParE family toxin; this encodes MEIEFKRSAFKQLKYYKKKNPIAYKLIREKLGEIIEDPNDNSYEKVKKYPKYKRARKGNYRICFKVEENCIYIGRIEIRSKVYQ